AAAAAGGAGTGGGAAGGAAAACCAGACAATGTCagtgggacaaactgggaggttGATACTGGCAAGTCCTGTCAGCACCTGGCTCGGAGGCAGTGGGTGCTTCCAGGGTAGAGGGAGGGCTGGGGTTTGCAGCCCCTGTGCCGCAGCGCTGCCCTCAGTTCCACTGAGGCCGGGGGCCGCCGAGGCTCTGCCGGGCCTGCAGCGTGCGCTGCACCACGTCCTTCCACTGCTCCTCCGAGATCTGGTTGGCCCAGGcggggatgcccagggtgggcagCTTCACGCTGGCCATCGTTCTCTTCACCAGCTCCACatgctctgggaacagagagGCCGTGAGACCGCGGCAGAGCCCCGGGCGGGTCCTGCCGGAGACGCGGTTACCTGCATCCatggggatggagctgtggctgctctgagccGCGGCGCCTCCCGCTGCCTCCTCCTCATTCTCCTCCTCGCTGTCCACCGGCGGGTCGGGCAGGTGCAGCCTCAGCATCTGCGGAGAAAGGCGGGCAGCGGGGGTCGGGACCTCGGGTGCCGCCACCCCCGGCCCGGCGGGAGGCGCTGGGCGGTACCTGCAGCCGCTCCTGCAGGCCGGGGCCCGCGTCGCCGAGGCCCTGCTCCGGTTCCTGGCTCAGCGGTTGATACAAATACCCGCCgctctcctcctcttcctcctcctcctcctcctcatcgCCGCTCCACCCGGCCGCGCCGTCAGGGCCCTCCGGCGGCCCGGGCTCCCGGGGACAGACGCGCTCGGGGCCCATGCTCCGCACCACCGCCATACACCGGGCGCGGCGCCGAGGAGGTGCCGCCGTCGCCGCCCGGAaccgccgcggccgccgcgggGCACTCTGGGTGTTGTAGTCCCGGAGCGGGCCCTGGGCGCGGTGGGCGGTGCCGCCGGCACGCGCCGCCGGTGCCGTCGCGCGTCGCCATCGAGTGTCGCCATCTCGGTCTGGGCCGGGGCCGGAGCAgcgcgccg
This window of the Ammospiza nelsoni isolate bAmmNel1 chromosome 3, bAmmNel1.pri, whole genome shotgun sequence genome carries:
- the MEA1 gene encoding LOW QUALITY PROTEIN: male-enhanced antigen 1 (The sequence of the model RefSeq protein was modified relative to this genomic sequence to represent the inferred CDS: deleted 1 base in 1 codon) yields the protein MATRDGTGGACRRHRPPRPGPLRDYNTQSAPRRPRRFRAATAAPPRRRARCMAVVRSMGPERVCPREPGPPEGPDGAAGWSGDEEEEEEEEEESGGYLYQPLSQEPEQGLGDAGPGLQERLQMLRLHLPDPPVDSEEENEEEAAGGAAAQSSHSSIPMDAEHVELVKRTMASVKLPTLGIPAWANQISEEQWKDVVQRTLQARQSLGGPRPQWN